A window of Hemitrygon akajei unplaced genomic scaffold, sHemAka1.3 Scf000055, whole genome shotgun sequence contains these coding sequences:
- the LOC140721436 gene encoding GPI-linked NAD(P)(+)--arginine ADP-ribosyltransferase 1-like, producing METTRLFLWTLILVATTCHLCQGDEDTDIWSSGDDVIQLSMMNDSAAYIYTQSEESDRLATEYLAKECENNKVLDNAWKTALSLRQTDPRLSKVPVPRGLREEHVVALIAYTLPNKLCSQFNVAMRKYGANDSVYAEKFPFKGFQYLLSVAIERVREDFGLTPRPTYRGMQKESFGEVGSRMKFGCFTSSSRTKGKKFGTKTVFTIFSQYGAQIQNYSFYPKEEEVLIPPYEAFKIMSYKRRADGVDISLQTDGVAGIRVRVERGSNGEMRVLRYEETSVSPWVWLPILKWLYEVLLRFL from the coding sequence GTCAGGGGGATGAAGACACGGACATTTGGAGCAGTGGGGATGACGTCATCCAGCTGAGCATGATGAATGACTCTGCTGCTTACATCTACACCCAGAGCGAAGAGTCCGACCGCCTGGCTACCGAATATCTCGCCAAGGAGTGCGAAAATAATAAAGTGCTTGACAACGCATGGAAGACGGCACTTTCCCTACGACAAACCGACCCACGGCTGAGTAAGGTCCCAGTGCCCCGGGGGCTCAGAGAAGAACACGTGGTGGCCTTAATTGCCTACACGCTTCCGAATAAATTATGTAGCCAGTTCAATGTGGCGATGAGGAAGTACGGGGCCAACGACTCCGTCTACGCGGAGAAATTTCCTTTCAAAGGATTCCAGTATCTTCTCTCCGTTGCCatcgagagagtgagagaggactTTGGTTTGACACCCCGGCCGACCTACAGAGGAATGCAGAAAGAGTCCTTTGGTGAGGTGGGATCTAGAATGAAATTTGGTTGTTTCACTTCGTCCTCTCGCACGAAAGGGAAGAAGTTTGGCACAAAAACAGTGTTTACAATTTTCTCTCAGTACGGTGCCCAGATACAAAATTACTCGTTTTACCCCAAAGAGGAAGAGGTTTTGATTCCGCCATATGAAGCGTTCAAAATCATGAGTTACAAACGGCGTGCTGACGGAGTTGATATTTCTCTCCAAACGGACGGGGTGGCTGGGATCCGGGTAAGGGTGGAGAGGGGCAGTAATGGCGAGATGAGGGTGCTGCGGTATGAGGAGACCTCCGTGTCCCCATGGGTGTGGTTGCCCATCCTGAAGTGGTTGTATGAAGTTCTGCTGAGATTTCTATAA